The following are encoded in a window of Kitasatospora sp. NBC_01250 genomic DNA:
- the rplL gene encoding 50S ribosomal protein L7/L12 codes for MAKLSQDDLLEQFEGMTLIELSEFVKAFEEKFDVTAAAPVAVAAAAAPGAVEAVEEQDEFDVILDGAGDKKIQVIKEVRTLTSLGLKEAKDLVDTAGAKVLEKVAKDVAEKAKAALEAAGAKVTVK; via the coding sequence ATGGCGAAGCTGTCCCAGGACGACCTGCTCGAGCAGTTCGAGGGCATGACCCTGATCGAGCTCTCCGAGTTCGTGAAGGCCTTCGAGGAGAAGTTCGACGTCACCGCCGCCGCTCCGGTTGCCGTTGCCGCCGCTGCCGCCCCGGGTGCCGTTGAGGCCGTCGAGGAGCAGGACGAGTTCGACGTCATCCTCGACGGTGCCGGCGACAAGAAGATCCAGGTCATCAAGGAGGTGCGCACCCTGACCTCCCTCGGCCTGAAGGAGGCCAAGGACCTCGTTGACACCGCCGGCGCCAAGGTGCTGGAGAAGGTCGCGAAGGACGTTGCCGAGAAGGCCAAGGCTGCCCTCGAGGCCGCTGGCGCCAAGGTCACCGTCAAGTGA
- the rplJ gene encoding 50S ribosomal protein L10, whose protein sequence is MARPDKAAAVAEIADKFRSSNAAVLTEYRGLTVKQVKTLRRSLGDNAQYAVVKNTLTKIAANEAGITELDDQFTGPTAVAFVTGDPVESAKALRDFAKENPALVIKGGVLDGKALSADEIKKLADLESREVLLAKLAGAMKAKPSQAAALFQALPSKLVRTVDALREKKAEQGGAGTPAPAEDAAAE, encoded by the coding sequence ATGGCAAGGCCCGACAAGGCTGCTGCCGTCGCGGAGATCGCGGACAAGTTCCGTTCCTCCAACGCGGCCGTGCTGACCGAGTACCGCGGTCTGACGGTGAAGCAGGTCAAGACCCTGCGTCGCTCGCTGGGTGACAACGCCCAGTACGCCGTGGTGAAGAACACGCTGACCAAGATTGCGGCCAACGAGGCCGGGATCACTGAGCTCGACGACCAGTTCACCGGTCCGACGGCTGTCGCCTTCGTCACCGGTGACCCGGTGGAGTCGGCGAAGGCTCTGCGTGACTTCGCCAAGGAGAACCCCGCTCTCGTCATCAAGGGCGGTGTCCTTGATGGCAAGGCGCTGTCCGCCGATGAGATCAAGAAGCTCGCGGACCTCGAGTCCCGCGAGGTTCTGCTCGCCAAGCTGGCGGGTGCCATGAAGGCCAAGCCCTCCCAGGCTGCTGCGCTCTTCCAGGCCCTGCCCTCGAAGCTCGTCCGTACCGTGGACGCGCTGCGCGAGAAGAAGGCCGAGCAGGGCGGTGCCGGTACGCCGGCTCCCGCCGAGGACGCCGCCGCCGAGTGA
- the rplA gene encoding 50S ribosomal protein L1 — translation MKRSKALKAADLKVDRDRLYAPLEAIRLARETSTSKFDATVEVAMRLGVDPRKADQMVRSTVNLPHGTGKTARVLVFATGERAAAAEAAGADIVGSDELIDEVAKGRLDFDAVVATPDLMGKVGRLGRVLGPRGLMPNPKTGTVTPDVAKAVTDIKGGKIEFRVDKHSNLHFIIGKASFTDEQLVENYAAALDEVLRAKPSAAKGRYIKKTAVSTTMGPGIQVDPNRTRNLLVEEDPASI, via the coding sequence GTGAAGCGCAGCAAGGCCCTCAAGGCCGCGGACCTCAAGGTCGACCGCGACCGCCTGTACGCCCCGCTCGAGGCCATCCGCCTCGCCCGGGAGACCTCCACCTCCAAGTTCGACGCGACCGTCGAGGTTGCCATGCGCCTGGGTGTCGACCCGCGCAAGGCCGACCAGATGGTCCGCAGCACCGTCAACCTGCCGCACGGCACCGGTAAGACCGCCCGGGTCCTGGTCTTCGCGACCGGCGAGCGTGCAGCGGCTGCGGAGGCTGCGGGCGCCGACATCGTCGGCTCCGACGAGCTCATCGACGAGGTTGCCAAGGGTCGCCTGGACTTCGACGCCGTCGTCGCCACCCCGGACCTCATGGGCAAGGTCGGCCGCCTGGGCCGCGTGCTCGGTCCCCGTGGTCTGATGCCGAACCCGAAGACCGGCACCGTCACCCCGGACGTGGCGAAGGCTGTCACGGACATCAAGGGCGGCAAGATCGAGTTCCGCGTGGACAAGCACTCGAACCTGCACTTCATCATCGGTAAGGCCTCCTTCACCGACGAGCAGCTGGTCGAGAACTACGCCGCCGCGCTCGACGAGGTCCTGCGGGCCAAGCCGTCCGCTGCCAAGGGCCGCTACATCAAGAAGACCGCGGTCTCCACCACCATGGGCCCCGGCATCCAGGTGGACCCGAACCGCACCCGCAACCTCCTCGTCGAGGAGGACCCGGCGTCGATCTGA
- the rplK gene encoding 50S ribosomal protein L11 has product MPPKKKKVTGLIKLQINAGAANPAPPVGPALGQHGVNIMEFCKAYNAATESQRGMVVPVEITVYDDRSFTFITKTPPAARLILKAAGVEKGSGEPHKTKVAKLTSAQVREIATTKLPDLNANDLDAAEKIIAGTARSMGITVEG; this is encoded by the coding sequence ATGCCTCCCAAGAAGAAGAAGGTCACGGGGCTTATCAAGCTCCAGATCAACGCCGGTGCGGCCAACCCGGCCCCGCCGGTCGGCCCCGCGCTGGGTCAGCACGGCGTCAACATCATGGAGTTCTGCAAGGCCTACAACGCCGCGACCGAGTCGCAGCGTGGCATGGTCGTGCCGGTGGAGATCACGGTCTACGACGACCGCAGCTTCACCTTCATCACCAAGACCCCGCCGGCCGCGCGCCTCATCCTGAAGGCCGCGGGCGTCGAGAAGGGCTCCGGCGAGCCGCACAAGACCAAGGTCGCCAAGCTGACCTCGGCCCAGGTGCGCGAGATCGCCACCACCAAGCTCCCCGACCTGAACGCCAACGACCTGGACGCCGCGGAGAAGATCATCGCGGGTACCGCCCGGTCCATGGGCATCACCGTCGAGGGCTGA
- the nusG gene encoding transcription termination/antitermination protein NusG yields MSESPLYDADETVSEADVAAELDAAEAADAEADFAEQPTDGEQIVDAVDEDEVEAADEAEAGEPAEEAALHEVSDVEDAEAAEDAETAEDEAAEDGTVEDEAAAEDVELVEEQVDPVAKFREELRTLPGEWYVIHTYAGYENRVKQNLEQRAVSLNVEDYIFQAEVPQEEVVQIKNGDRKTIRQNKLPGYVLVRIDLTAESWGVVRNTPGVTGFVGNAYDPYPLTLDEVVKMLAPDVERAAAKEAGKPSPVRPAEIQVLDFEVGDSVTVTDGPFATLQATINEINPDSKKVKGLVEIFGRETPVELSFDQIQKN; encoded by the coding sequence GTGTCTGAGTCCCCTCTGTACGACGCCGACGAGACCGTCAGCGAGGCGGATGTCGCCGCCGAGCTGGACGCGGCTGAGGCTGCCGACGCCGAGGCCGACTTCGCCGAGCAGCCCACCGACGGGGAGCAGATCGTCGACGCGGTGGACGAGGACGAGGTCGAGGCGGCGGACGAGGCCGAGGCCGGCGAGCCCGCCGAGGAGGCCGCGCTGCACGAGGTGAGCGACGTCGAGGACGCTGAGGCCGCCGAGGACGCCGAGACCGCTGAGGACGAGGCTGCCGAGGACGGGACCGTCGAGGACGAGGCCGCTGCCGAGGACGTCGAGCTGGTCGAGGAGCAGGTCGACCCGGTCGCCAAGTTCCGCGAGGAGCTGCGCACCCTGCCCGGCGAGTGGTACGTGATCCACACCTACGCGGGCTACGAGAACCGGGTCAAGCAGAACCTGGAGCAGCGCGCCGTCTCGCTCAACGTCGAGGACTACATCTTCCAGGCCGAGGTGCCGCAGGAGGAGGTCGTCCAGATCAAGAACGGCGACCGCAAGACGATCCGGCAGAACAAGCTCCCCGGCTACGTGCTGGTCCGCATCGACCTGACCGCCGAGTCCTGGGGCGTCGTGCGCAACACCCCCGGTGTCACCGGCTTCGTGGGCAACGCCTACGACCCGTACCCGCTGACCCTGGACGAGGTCGTCAAGATGCTCGCCCCCGACGTCGAGCGCGCCGCCGCGAAGGAGGCCGGCAAGCCCTCGCCGGTCCGCCCGGCCGAGATCCAGGTGCTCGACTTCGAGGTCGGCGACTCGGTCACCGTCACCGACGGCCCGTTCGCCACCCTGCAGGCGACCATCAACGAGATCAACCCGGACTCGAAGAAGGTCAAGGGCCTGGTCGAGATCTTCGGCCGGGAGACCCCGGTCGAGCTGTCGTTCGACCAGATCCAGAAGAACTGA
- the secE gene encoding preprotein translocase subunit SecE, whose translation MTETTGSTATPESGNPEGAEDAVDTAEGTASEGGKALSRRERKRANRDADGGKTPGKRAKAGLFARMGLYYRQIIAELRKVVWPTKSELMNYTSVVVVFVAVMIGLVATLDWGFAKASFWIFG comes from the coding sequence GTGACGGAGACCACGGGCTCCACCGCAACGCCTGAGAGCGGCAACCCCGAGGGTGCCGAGGACGCGGTCGACACCGCCGAGGGCACTGCGAGCGAGGGTGGCAAGGCTCTCTCCCGCCGTGAGCGCAAGCGCGCCAACCGGGATGCCGACGGCGGCAAGACGCCCGGCAAGCGCGCCAAGGCGGGGCTGTTCGCCCGGATGGGGCTGTACTACCGCCAGATCATCGCCGAGCTCCGCAAGGTCGTCTGGCCGACCAAGAGCGAGCTGATGAACTACACCAGCGTCGTGGTGGTCTTCGTGGCCGTCATGATCGGCCTGGTCGCGACCCTGGACTGGGGCTTCGCCAAGGCCAGCTTCTGGATCTTCGGCTGA
- a CDS encoding pyridoxal phosphate-dependent aminotransferase translates to MSASSPANVRPADRRVSARVGAIAESATLAVDAKAKALKAAGRPVIGFGAGEPDFPTPDYIVAAAVEACRDPKNHRYTPAGGLPELKAAIAAKTLRDSGYQVDASQVLVTNGGKQAIYEAFAAILDPGDEVIVPAPYWTTYPESIQLAGGVPVEVVADETTDYKVSVAQLEAARTENTKVVLFVSPSNPTGSVYTEAEAEAIGRWALEHGLWVLTDEIYQHLVYGDATFTSLPALLPALADKCIVVNGVAKTYAMTGWRVGWMIGPKDVVAAAANLQSHATSNVSNVAQRAALAAVSGDLSAVDEMKVAFDRRRQTIVRMLNEIEGVLCPEPLGAFYVYPSVKGLLGKEIRGKRPQTSAELAALILDEAEVAVVPGEAFGTPGYLRLSYALGDADLAEGVSRMQKLLGEARA, encoded by the coding sequence ATGAGCGCTTCCTCCCCCGCCAACGTCCGCCCCGCCGACCGCCGGGTCTCCGCCCGGGTCGGCGCCATCGCCGAGTCCGCCACCCTCGCCGTCGATGCCAAGGCCAAGGCCCTCAAGGCGGCCGGCCGCCCGGTGATCGGCTTCGGGGCCGGTGAGCCCGACTTCCCGACCCCGGACTACATCGTCGCCGCCGCCGTCGAGGCGTGCCGGGACCCGAAGAACCACCGGTACACCCCCGCCGGCGGCCTGCCCGAGCTCAAGGCGGCCATCGCGGCGAAGACGCTGCGCGACAGCGGCTACCAGGTCGACGCCTCCCAGGTGCTGGTGACCAACGGCGGCAAGCAGGCCATCTACGAGGCCTTCGCGGCCATCCTGGACCCGGGCGACGAGGTCATCGTCCCGGCCCCGTACTGGACCACCTACCCCGAGTCGATCCAGCTGGCCGGCGGCGTCCCGGTCGAGGTGGTGGCCGACGAGACCACCGACTACAAGGTCTCGGTGGCCCAGTTGGAGGCGGCCAGGACCGAGAACACCAAGGTGGTGCTCTTCGTCTCGCCGTCCAACCCGACCGGCTCGGTCTACACCGAGGCCGAGGCGGAGGCGATCGGCCGCTGGGCGCTCGAGCACGGCCTGTGGGTGCTCACCGACGAGATCTACCAGCACCTGGTCTACGGCGACGCGACCTTCACCTCGCTGCCCGCGCTGCTGCCCGCGCTGGCCGACAAGTGCATCGTGGTCAACGGGGTGGCCAAGACCTACGCCATGACCGGCTGGCGGGTGGGCTGGATGATCGGCCCCAAGGACGTGGTGGCCGCCGCGGCCAACCTGCAGTCGCACGCCACCTCCAACGTGAGCAACGTGGCCCAGCGGGCCGCGCTGGCCGCGGTGAGCGGCGACCTGTCGGCCGTCGACGAGATGAAGGTCGCCTTCGACCGGCGCCGGCAGACCATCGTGCGGATGCTCAACGAGATCGAGGGCGTCCTGTGCCCCGAGCCGCTGGGCGCCTTCTACGTCTACCCGTCGGTCAAGGGCCTGCTGGGCAAGGAGATCCGCGGCAAGCGCCCGCAGACCTCCGCCGAGCTGGCCGCGCTGATCCTGGACGAGGCCGAGGTCGCCGTGGTCCCGGGCGAGGCCTTCGGCACCCCCGGCTACCTGCGGCTGTCCTACGCGCTGGGCGACGCGGACCTCGCCGAGGGCGTCAGCCGGATGCAGAAGCTGCTGGGCGAGGCGCGGGCCTGA
- a CDS encoding adenosine deaminase, whose product MEERDIRALPKAHLHLHFTGSMRPATLLELADKHRVRLPEALSSAAPPKLRATDERGWFRFQRLYDTARSVLRDESDIRRLVRETAEDEVTDGSRWLEIQVDPTSYAPRLGGLIPALELILDAVREASAATGVGIRVLVAANRMKSEMDARTLARLAVRYTDQGVVGFGLSNDERRGMARDFDRAFEIAHKGGLLAAPHGGELAGPDSVRDCLDDLGAGRIGHGVRAAEDRRLLQRLADRQITCEVCPASNVALGVYEKAAAVPLRALFEAGVPLALGADDPLLFGSRLAAQYELARNVHGFSDQELAELARQSIRGSRAPEGVRKELLGEIDTWLTSEPA is encoded by the coding sequence ATGGAAGAGCGAGACATCAGGGCGCTGCCGAAGGCCCATCTCCACCTGCACTTCACCGGTTCGATGCGTCCGGCAACCCTGCTGGAGCTCGCCGACAAGCACCGGGTCCGACTGCCCGAGGCACTCAGTTCCGCCGCACCTCCGAAGTTGCGGGCCACCGACGAGCGCGGCTGGTTCCGCTTCCAGCGCCTCTACGACACCGCCCGCTCGGTGCTGCGCGACGAGTCGGACATCCGCCGGCTCGTCCGGGAGACCGCCGAGGACGAGGTGACGGACGGCTCGCGCTGGCTGGAGATCCAGGTCGACCCGACCTCCTACGCCCCGCGCCTGGGCGGACTGATCCCGGCCCTGGAGCTGATCCTGGACGCGGTGCGTGAGGCCTCGGCCGCCACCGGCGTGGGGATCCGGGTCCTGGTCGCGGCGAACCGGATGAAGTCGGAGATGGACGCCCGGACGCTGGCCAGGCTCGCGGTGCGCTACACCGACCAGGGCGTGGTGGGCTTCGGGCTCTCGAACGACGAGCGGCGCGGGATGGCCAGGGACTTCGACCGGGCCTTCGAGATCGCCCACAAGGGCGGCCTGCTGGCCGCCCCGCACGGCGGCGAACTGGCCGGGCCCGACTCGGTGCGCGACTGCCTGGACGACCTGGGCGCGGGCCGGATCGGCCACGGGGTGCGGGCGGCCGAGGACCGGCGGCTGCTCCAGCGGCTGGCCGACCGGCAGATCACCTGCGAGGTCTGCCCGGCCTCCAACGTGGCGCTCGGCGTCTACGAGAAGGCGGCGGCGGTGCCGCTGCGGGCGCTGTTCGAGGCGGGGGTCCCGCTCGCGCTGGGCGCCGACGACCCGCTGCTCTTCGGCTCCCGGCTGGCGGCCCAGTACGAGCTGGCGCGCAACGTGCACGGCTTCTCCGACCAGGAGCTGGCCGAACTGGCCCGGCAGTCGATCCGCGGCTCCCGGGCACCGGAGGGCGTCCGCAAGGAACTGCTCGGCGAAATCGACACCTGGCTGACATCAGAACCTGCTTGA
- a CDS encoding UDP-N-acetylmuramate dehydrogenase has protein sequence MERVHVTENAPLAPLTTLRLGGPARRLVTARTDAEVIAAVQAADAAGEPLLLIGGGSNLVIGDGGFDGTVLRIATTGFQLTGTALELAAGKVWSEAVARTVEAGLAGIEFLAGIPGSAGATPVQNVGAYGQEVSQSITEVVAYDRHERATVTLPAADCAFGYRHSRFKADPERYVVLRVRFALEAADGASSPIRYPEVAKTLGVAAGERVPLRTAFETVLALRAGKGMVLDPADHDTWSAGSFFTNPLLTPDQYQDFQRRLAERELTAPAWPAADGRTKTSAAWLIDRAGFGKGYGSGPATLSTKHTLALTNRGRASTEDLLTLAREIRDGVHAAFGVQLVNEPVMVGVEL, from the coding sequence GTGGAGCGCGTGCACGTGACCGAGAACGCCCCACTCGCCCCGTTGACCACCCTGCGGCTCGGCGGCCCCGCCCGCCGGCTGGTGACCGCCCGCACCGACGCCGAGGTGATCGCCGCCGTCCAGGCCGCCGACGCGGCCGGCGAGCCGCTGCTGCTGATCGGCGGCGGCAGCAACCTGGTGATCGGCGACGGGGGCTTCGACGGCACCGTGCTGCGGATCGCCACCACCGGTTTCCAACTGACGGGCACCGCGCTGGAGCTGGCGGCCGGCAAGGTCTGGTCCGAGGCGGTGGCCCGCACGGTCGAGGCGGGCCTGGCGGGCATCGAGTTCCTGGCGGGCATCCCCGGCTCGGCCGGCGCCACTCCGGTGCAGAACGTCGGCGCCTACGGCCAGGAGGTCTCGCAGTCCATCACCGAGGTGGTCGCCTACGACCGCCACGAGCGGGCGACGGTCACCCTGCCCGCCGCCGACTGCGCCTTCGGCTACCGCCACAGCCGCTTCAAGGCCGACCCCGAGCGGTACGTGGTGCTGCGGGTGCGGTTCGCCCTGGAGGCGGCCGACGGGGCCTCCAGCCCGATCCGGTACCCCGAGGTGGCCAAGACCCTCGGTGTGGCGGCGGGCGAGCGGGTGCCGCTGCGCACCGCCTTCGAGACGGTGCTCGCGCTGCGCGCGGGCAAGGGCATGGTGCTCGACCCGGCCGACCACGACACCTGGTCCGCCGGCTCCTTCTTCACCAACCCGCTGCTGACGCCGGATCAGTACCAGGACTTCCAGCGCCGCCTGGCCGAGCGCGAGCTCACCGCCCCCGCCTGGCCCGCGGCGGACGGCCGGACCAAGACCTCGGCGGCCTGGCTGATCGACAGGGCCGGCTTCGGCAAGGGCTACGGCAGCGGCCCCGCGACCCTGTCCACCAAGCACACCCTGGCCCTGACCAACCGTGGCCGCGCCAGCACCGAGGACCTGCTCACGCTGGCCCGGGAGATCCGCGACGGTGTGCACGCCGCCTTCGGCGTGCAGCTGGTCAACGAGCCGGTGATGGTCGGCGTCGAGCTCTGA
- a CDS encoding MaoC family dehydratase codes for MAVSFDDVEVGTELPAQSFPVTRATLVRYAGASLDFNPIHWNEKFAREVGLPDVIAHGMFTMAEAVRVVTDWTGDPASLVEYGVRFTRPVVVPNEATGAVVEVTGKVAQLLEDRRVRVDLVVTSGGQKVLGMSRAVVQLG; via the coding sequence ATGGCTGTCAGCTTCGACGACGTCGAGGTCGGGACCGAACTTCCCGCCCAGTCCTTCCCCGTGACCCGCGCCACACTGGTGCGCTACGCCGGCGCCTCGCTGGACTTCAACCCGATCCACTGGAACGAGAAGTTCGCCCGCGAGGTCGGCCTGCCCGACGTGATCGCGCACGGCATGTTCACCATGGCCGAGGCCGTGCGGGTGGTCACCGACTGGACCGGCGACCCGGCGTCGCTGGTGGAGTACGGCGTGCGGTTCACCCGGCCCGTGGTGGTGCCGAACGAAGCGACCGGCGCCGTGGTCGAGGTCACCGGCAAGGTGGCCCAGCTGCTGGAGGACCGCCGGGTGCGGGTGGACCTGGTGGTCACCAGCGGCGGCCAGAAGGTGCTCGGGATGTCCCGCGCCGTGGTCCAGCTGGGCTGA
- a CDS encoding MaoC family dehydratase N-terminal domain-containing protein — protein MALDASFIGRTYPPTEVYEVGREKIREFALAIGDANPVYTDQEAAKALGHPDVLAPPTFSFSLSYAATAQVVQDPELGLDFDRVVHGDQKFIYSRPLRAGDRVRVLTSIDNIKSLAGNDILTVRGEIVDESGEHVVTSVMTLVARAAAEAAGE, from the coding sequence ATGGCGCTCGACGCTTCCTTCATCGGGCGGACCTACCCGCCCACCGAGGTGTACGAGGTGGGCCGGGAGAAGATCCGCGAGTTCGCCCTCGCGATCGGTGACGCGAATCCGGTCTACACCGATCAGGAGGCGGCCAAGGCCCTGGGGCACCCGGACGTGCTCGCCCCGCCGACCTTCTCCTTCTCCCTGAGCTACGCGGCCACCGCCCAGGTCGTGCAGGACCCGGAGCTGGGGCTGGACTTCGACCGGGTGGTGCACGGCGACCAGAAGTTCATCTACAGCCGCCCGCTGCGCGCCGGTGACCGGGTGCGGGTGCTGACCAGCATCGACAACATCAAGTCGCTGGCCGGCAATGACATCCTCACCGTGCGTGGTGAGATCGTGGACGAGAGCGGCGAGCACGTGGTGACGTCCGTCATGACCCTGGTCGCCCGGGCGGCCGCCGAAGCAGCGGGGGAGTAG
- the rpmG gene encoding 50S ribosomal protein L33: MAATDVRPKITLACVECKERNYITKKNRRNDPDRLEMKKHCPRCNSHTAHRETR, translated from the coding sequence GTGGCTGCCACCGATGTCCGCCCGAAGATCACGCTGGCCTGCGTGGAGTGCAAGGAGCGGAACTACATCACCAAGAAGAACCGGCGTAACGACCCGGACCGTCTTGAGATGAAGAAGCACTGCCCCCGCTGCAACTCGCACACCGCGCACCGCGAGACCCGCTGA
- a CDS encoding hydrolase, producing MSPDSASPDGPHPGPPGSGPSDPGSSDAGPCHPGPSGSGGRDEGGPGPGTPGSGAGGSGTGAGNPLGHGPVLLLSGARLADGRVVDVRISGDRIQAVGTAGSLGPLPQSALPAGAACSSEPAVAAGARIDLTGYLLLPAPAEPHAHHDTAFTGATPGSAEPPAAAATENPDPAASQDEGRGMVRRITEAALTSLGYGATAQRTHVRIGDVHGLRRLEAVLTARGALRGLAQLQVVAVPRLLTGLAGAEGRAQLREALRLGADVVGGCPELDPDPAGYVQTVVAAATDFDCPVDLHLRGRDPAQLARIAALLAPLRPRVAVGPCDLITAGAGTCLRAAGLRVVCLPQNGACCATDGPPGGLNPSVTMELTQHQILLAAGSGALRDMANPVGRADPLEAAYLLAASGALSVGAAYEAISTGARQLMGLPAVRVDAGFPAELLAVRGDSLAGALSGGHSRLVVHSGRVVSRTSAVREFADTVALALPRQSGHH from the coding sequence ATGAGCCCGGACAGCGCTTCCCCCGACGGACCGCACCCCGGCCCGCCCGGCTCAGGACCGTCCGACCCGGGGTCGTCCGACGCAGGGCCCTGCCACCCGGGTCCCTCCGGCTCGGGCGGCCGGGACGAGGGCGGGCCGGGCCCCGGCACGCCGGGGTCGGGTGCGGGCGGCTCGGGCACGGGTGCGGGCAACCCGCTCGGCCACGGCCCGGTCCTGCTGCTCAGCGGCGCCCGGCTGGCCGACGGGCGGGTGGTCGACGTGCGGATCAGCGGCGACCGGATCCAGGCCGTCGGCACCGCCGGGAGCCTCGGACCGCTGCCGCAGTCCGCACTGCCGGCCGGTGCGGCCTGCAGCAGTGAGCCGGCGGTCGCGGCCGGCGCCCGGATCGACCTGACCGGCTACCTGCTGCTGCCCGCCCCCGCCGAGCCGCACGCCCACCACGACACCGCCTTCACCGGCGCGACCCCCGGCAGCGCCGAGCCACCGGCCGCCGCGGCCACCGAGAACCCGGACCCGGCGGCATCCCAGGACGAGGGCCGGGGGATGGTGCGCCGGATCACCGAGGCCGCGCTCACCTCGCTCGGCTACGGCGCCACCGCCCAGCGCACCCATGTGCGGATCGGCGATGTGCACGGGCTGCGCCGGCTGGAGGCGGTGCTCACCGCACGCGGGGCGCTGCGCGGGCTGGCCCAGCTGCAGGTGGTCGCGGTGCCCCGGCTGCTCACCGGCCTGGCCGGCGCCGAGGGCCGGGCCCAGCTGCGCGAGGCGCTGCGCCTGGGCGCGGACGTGGTGGGCGGCTGCCCGGAGCTGGACCCCGACCCGGCCGGCTACGTGCAGACCGTGGTGGCCGCGGCCACCGACTTCGACTGCCCCGTCGACCTGCATCTGCGCGGCCGGGATCCGGCCCAACTGGCTCGGATCGCCGCCCTGTTGGCGCCACTACGGCCGCGGGTGGCGGTGGGCCCCTGCGATCTGATCACCGCGGGTGCCGGAACATGCCTGCGGGCGGCCGGACTTCGGGTGGTCTGCCTGCCGCAGAACGGCGCCTGCTGCGCCACCGACGGCCCACCGGGCGGCCTGAACCCTTCGGTGACCATGGAGTTGACGCAGCATCAGATCCTGCTGGCGGCGGGCAGCGGAGCCCTGCGGGACATGGCCAACCCGGTCGGCCGGGCCGATCCGCTGGAGGCCGCCTACCTGCTGGCCGCCTCCGGCGCGCTGAGTGTCGGCGCCGCCTACGAGGCGATCAGCACCGGGGCCAGGCAGCTGATGGGACTGCCGGCGGTGCGGGTGGACGCCGGGTTCCCGGCCGAGCTGCTCGCGGTGCGCGGGGACAGCCTGGCCGGCGCGCTCTCCGGCGGGCACAGCCGCCTGGTGGTGCACAGCGGCCGGGTGGTCTCCCGCACCAGCGCGGTACGGGAGTTCGCGGACACCGTGGCACTGGCGCTGCCGCGGCAGAGCGGCCACCACTAG
- a CDS encoding response regulator: MTNILIVDDEPQLLRALRINLRAREYKVATAATAAAALEAAEQSRPDAVLLDLGLPDLDGVEVIHRLRGRGQVPIIVLSGRSGADDKIQALDAGADDYVTKPFLMDELFARLRAVLRRPGATPAVTKALLGEWVIDLTAGTVLRAADGPPAQLRLTPTEWKILTMLLANPGRLLPGRQILRAVWGPGHEDRGNYLRVYFAGLRRKLERDPSRPRHLITEPGIGYRYEP, encoded by the coding sequence GTGACCAACATCCTGATCGTCGACGACGAGCCCCAGCTGCTGCGCGCGCTGCGGATCAACCTGCGGGCCCGCGAGTACAAGGTGGCCACCGCCGCCACCGCCGCCGCCGCACTGGAGGCCGCCGAGCAGAGCCGGCCGGACGCCGTGCTGCTCGACCTCGGGCTGCCCGACCTGGACGGGGTGGAGGTGATCCACCGGCTGCGCGGACGCGGCCAGGTGCCGATCATCGTGCTCTCCGGGCGCAGCGGCGCGGACGACAAGATCCAGGCGCTGGACGCCGGCGCCGACGACTACGTCACCAAGCCCTTCCTGATGGACGAGCTGTTCGCCCGGCTGCGCGCGGTGCTGCGCCGCCCGGGAGCCACCCCGGCGGTGACCAAGGCGCTGCTGGGGGAGTGGGTGATCGACCTGACGGCCGGCACGGTGCTGCGTGCCGCCGACGGGCCGCCGGCCCAGCTGCGGCTGACCCCGACCGAGTGGAAGATCCTCACCATGCTGCTGGCCAATCCGGGCCGGCTGCTGCCCGGCCGTCAGATACTGCGCGCGGTCTGGGGGCCGGGCCACGAGGACCGCGGCAACTACCTGCGGGTCTACTTCGCAGGCCTGCGCCGCAAGCTGGAGCGCGACCCGTCCAGGCCCCGCCACCTGATCACCGAGCCGGGCATCGGCTACCGCTACGAGCCTTAG